The Methanosarcina acetivorans C2A genome includes the window CTGAAATTAACCATATATAAAAGGGATTAAAACCTCACATCTTTTTTAGGTGTTGGTATGAAAATCAGCAAGGAAATAACTATTTTTATTGTATTTCTAACTCTCGTAGTGCTTTTGGGATTGTTTACAAACCCACTAAGTGATATTAGAACGCCAGCTAACAATGAGCTAAAGGTGGGTGGTATGAACATCCGATTCGAAGACGGAGCTTCCGAATCGGAAGTTAAAGCTGTTCTTGAAAACCATAACATGACTACGAACTATAGCATAGATTGCAACACGGGTTCTGTGGGAAACAAATACTACATTATGGTAGACAAAGATAATCTGGATATAAGACGCGAATTGAGAAAAGGGATGGAGAAAGAGAATAAAGATTGGATTATATCTTCTTCTGCTACTGGCATCAGAAAAGGAGATTCTTACGTAATCGCGGTATCCGAACAGGCTGTCAATGATGAAAAGTTTCTTTCGATACTGAATAAATATGACACTAAGGTGAAAAAGTTCGTCTGGTGCTATATTAGCTTTGAAAAGCCGGATGGATCCAGGTATTGGATTCCAGAGGAAGATGCAGTCAAAATGAAAAATGAGCTCGAAAATAATGAAAGTATTTTTACCGTATCTATTGACTACATTAATGATCAGTAATTTAGATACACATTTTTAAAAACGTTTCAAGCCGTGACCCTCTTCACTCCCGATGTAATAAAAAAGGTAGCCAGTTCTACTTTGAAACTGGACATTATATTATTCCGGTCTTTTCAAGAAATCCTTCCAGAGGCACGGAGTGAGTCTGGAAACCGCATACTTTGTAGGGGTCTGCTCCCATTGAGAGGGCTACGAACTGGGCAATGTTCATGTGCACCATGTCGTACTCAACCCCGAACTCTTTTTCGATAACGGGCTGGTAGCGGTCGTACTGGATATGGCAGTTCGGGCACATATGGATCATTAGCTCCACACCGGCTCTCTGGAGGCTGTCAAGTTTTGTTTTGGTAACCTGGAGAGAGGTGCTTTTATTGAGGTGGAGCTGGGAAAAGCCCATTCCGCAGGTGAGGGTTCGATCTTCGTACCAGCGCACAGGGGATGCCCCGCAGGCTTCGGCTATCGTGTCTATAAGCTGGGGGTTTTCGGGGTTTCCGATTACGTCAAGGTATTTGACTTTATAATAGTGGCAGGCGTGATGAGAGGCTGCTTTAACGCCGGGGAAATCGAACTTTATCTCTTCCCGGATCTTTTCGACTTTGCTCAGGAGGACCTCGACTGCGTGATAGATATTGGTTCTGGGGTTCATGGAGTCCTTTTCATAGACAAGGTCATCAAAGCCTTTTTCCCGGAAGATGGAGTTGACTTTTTCCCGGACCCCATCGTTGGTGTTAAGGAGTTCGCATGCGTCCTTGTTTATGGCATAACAGGTTGAACAGAGGCAGGTAATGTTCGGGTACCCGCACTTTCTGGCGACGGCAAAGTTCCGGGCTGCAATGGCGGCTGTTGTGAGCCCTTCAAAGACATCGGTATAGTGGCCTATTCCTGTACAGCAGGACTGCTCGTCGTTTATGCAGTAATCTACCCCAAGCCGGTCAAACACGTAACTGGTGGCTGTTTCGATTCCGGGGTATTCCTGCCCGACCATGCAGCTCTTAAACAGTAAGAGCTTCCTGTCCGGTATACTCTCTATCGCTTTCAAAGCCTAAGTCTCCGCTGTTTTTCTTCTTTTCAGTGCAGGATGTCCCTGTGCGGTCCGTCTTCAGAAAACCCCGGATTCCCTTTTCCTGGACCCTTGCTTTGATCCACTTTTCCCTTTCGAAATAGCCCGTGCTCTCAAGAATAGCCTGAACCTCTCCATGGGTGTTCCTGACATCCCTGGCACTGAGCCCAAGTTCGGAACGTATTGGTTCCAGCTTCCTTTTAATTCCAATCCAGCGTTCTCCAAGGTCTTTTTCCATGTTTTTGATGCCAGCGCCCGGAACCTTGCTGGCTCCGTTTTCTCCGAGGTGCTCTCCGATCTCAAGGAAATAGGCAAGCTTTTCAACCCTGATTCCTTCGTTGATAGCCATCTGCCGGAGAACCTGCACGATTGTTACGGGGCTGTTGTTCCTGGGACAGCGCAAATTGCAGGAATAGCAGTAGAAGCAGGACCAGATCATTTCGGATTCAAGCACACTGCGATCATTTTCGAGCACTTTTTTTACGATCTGTCGGGGGCTGTAGTCCGTAAACCGGGCTGCAGGACAGGAAGCAGTGCAGGCTCCGCACTGGATACAGCGGTCCAGTCCGAGGGACTCAGGGGTTCGGATACTTTTCTTTGCGGTCTCTGCAAGAGTTTTACACTCCGGGGTATCGTATTCGTTTACATATGGCATCATCTTTACATATGGTATCATCTTATCATCTCTCCTTCCCGGGCAAGGCTGGTGAAAGTTCCTGCAAGCCCTTTTGTGTTCGGAACATATGCTTTTTTGAAATAGATCCGGTTTCCTGAATCTCCAAGTTCCTCTTTGAGTTCCTCAAAGTGGCTGACAGTAAGAGGATATATCACCTCAGCCCTCGGGTTGTCTGGTGGGTCCTCTACAAAAAGGACAGAAGACGCCCCGTGCCTGAAGGCGTGCAGCACCAGGTCTCTGTCCACTACAAGGCCGGTCGGGACCTTTATCAATTTGACATTCGAAGGGTAAGTAAGCACACTGTTACCGATATTGTCACAGGTAAGGGAAGCAATCCCGCTGTTTACAAAGCCGAGCACATCCCCTTCTTCGAGCACACCCTCCATCTCGGCTTTCAGCTGGAGTTTCGTAAAGCCTGCGATCTGGACGGCTCCTTCTCCGCAGAGCTTGGTACAGTATCCGCAGCCTGTGCAGATAAGCGGGTCAAGCACTACCCTTCCGCTCTCATTTACGGAGAGGGCATCGAAGGGGCATTTAAGGCATTCTCCGCAGCGCGTGCAGAGCAACTGGTTAATGGTCGCAATTTCATTATCCAGCACCTTCGGGCTGTCCGTAATGAAAGCCCTTGCCCTTACGGCTGCAAGTCCTGCCTGGGCAATGGTATCGGTAACGTCCTTGGGGCTCTGGGCAGTGCCGCAGACAAAGATTCCGTCAAGGGAACTGTCCACGGGTTTCAGCTTGGAGTGCCTTTCCTTGATAAAGCCGCTTTCATCCTGGCTCAGGTTCAGCACACTGGCAATTTTCCTGGTCCCGGGAGAAGGCACCATTGCTGCGGAAAGCACAACAAGGTCGGCAGGAAGTTCCCTCATTTTCTGGTCAAGGGTATCCTCGACTCTTACAACAAGGCTCTTATCCGGCTTTTCAATAACTTCGGCAGGCCTTCCCCGCACAAAGTTGACTCCGGTCTCCTGAACTGCGCGGTAATAATTTTCATAGAAACCAAAAGCCCTGACATCAATGTAGCAAATCGTGATTTCCGTTTCCGGATGTTTTTTCTTAATCAGGCTTGCATGTTTCAGAGCTGCCATGCAGCAGTATCTGGAACAGTAGCGGTTTCCCCCTTCTTTTTCATCCCTTGATCCCACACACTGGATCATGACTATTCTTTTTGGCGTGTCGGTACCTTGGGATTCATCAGATGAATCTTCGCACCTTGAATCACAGGTTGCAGGGGTAGGATCGCTGGAAGCTTTGCTGAAATCTGAGACTCTCAGGAGTTCTCCTTTTGTAGGGCCATTGATGCCAAGAACTCTGGCAAGTTCCATCTGGGTCAGCACGTTTTCGAAAATCCCGTATCCGTACTGGGGTTTCTGGGAGACGTCATACTCCTCAAACCCGGTGGCAACAACAACTGCCCCCACGTTAAGTTCAACGATCTCTTCCTTCTGGGAAAAGTCAATTGCTTCGTTTTTACAGGCATCCGCACATTTTCCGCAGGCTTCACCATTCAGCTGAAGGCAATAATCGGGATCAATACAGTAGATCTTGGGGACTGACTGGGAGAAGCGAAGAGAAATTGCCTTTTTGTCCATATGTCCGCAGTTGAACTCGTCTTCAACCTGGACTGGACAGACCCGGCTGCACCTCCCGCATGCCGTACAGCTGTCTTTGACGTATCTTGGCTTTTTCCTTAGCCTGATCGTAAAGTTTCCTGCGCTCCCGCTCAGGCTTTCAACTTCGGTCCGGGTCAAAAGTGTAATTTTCGGGTGGGCTGCAACCTCATTCATCAGAGGACTGAGAGAGCACATTGCACATTCTTCAGCAAGCTTGTCCGGGGAAAATATCTTCCCGATTTTTGCCATCTGCCCGCCTATGCTTGAGTTATTCTCAACAAGAACAGTGGAAACTCCGTTATCTGCAAGGTTCAGTGCAGCCGTAATTCCTGCTATTCCCCCACCGATAACAAGGGCCTGCTGAGCGATATCGACTTTGATTTCATCCAGGGGCTCTACATTTTCCAGGCGTTTGAGTTTGGCCCTCAGGAGGGAAAGAGCTTTTTCTGTAGCTCCGGTCCGGTCAGGGTGCACCCAGGCACATTGTTCCCTGAGATTTGCAATTTCAAGCCCTGCCCTGTTCAAACCGGTTTCCTGTATGCACTTTTTAAAGAGAGTACCGTGTTTGGATGGAGTGCATGAACCTATTACCACCCTGTCCAGGCTCCCCTCCACAATCTTCTTTTTAATAAGAGCCTGTCCCTGACTTGAGCACATGTACTCATAATCAAAAACCGAAATCCCTTCTGCCTTAAGGGTTTTTTTCACGGCATCAATATCAACATGTTCGGAAATATTCCCGCTGCAGTGGCAGATAAATACGGCAGCTTTGTTCAGCCCGTCAGTCATCCCATCAGTCATTATACTAAATCTTTCAGGGATTCGTATTTAAGACTTGCCGGAAAGTCCCTGGAAATTTTCCCAAAAAGGATAGTTTTTGAAAAGTAATTACCTGAATGGGATAAAAACATCAGAGTAAAAGAGATTTCAACGTTCTTCTGCCTGAGTTAAGTTGCATCTTCACGTTGAGAATATTTGAGAATATTATACAAACTAAGTTTTAATCCTATATATACCTGAATGAAGAACTACAAAAAATCATATTTTACAGCTCATCTCTTCGCCTGCTGTTCCGGAAATTCCGTAAATAAATTTATTGCCTATTTTTGTTAGAAAGTTTTTATATGCATATAATTATATATAGGGAGAGAGTATTATTATTAAAATCGACTGAAGCGGCAGATTGATCAGACACTTCCTCAGATTTTAAATTTAAACAAATAGAAATATATTATACGAAAGAAGTGGAAAAGTAAAAAAGACATTTGAATGCTTGATAAAATTCATTGAAATTGTTTTATTTGAAAATAATATATTTCCATGATCTGATGATACTGGATAAAACATGATACCTGTGCCGAATGTGAGGCACTCTACCGGTATAAACGGCAGATGATAGTTGTGGCAGATAATGGGCTAATATCAGAAGAAAATGATTTTAAAATGGGAGAGGTTGAATACGAAATGGTTGAGCTTTTGAGGAGGCTTAATATAAACAGACCCGTAGCCTTAACTCTTGCGTGCCTCTCAAAAGGAGACGAGATCTCTTCCCAGCGTATAGAAATGGTATCAGGGCTGAGACAACCGGAAGTCAGCATTGCAATGCGCTACCTGCGTGAGAATGAATGGGTAGATATGAGGGAAGAAAAGAAAAACCACGGTAAAGGCAGACCGGTCAAGCTCTACAAACTGACGGTCCAGATGGAAACAATTATTGACACAATAGAAGAAAACGTCATCGCTGAGAGCAAGACCATACTTCAGAACATAGAACGTCTCAAGAGCCTTTCCTGAAGGATCGGAAAAAGTTGAGCTTAAACATTTTTCCCCTTACAGGCTCACATCCAGGGTTCAGTCTCAAATTAAAAACCTGAGAATGTGATCAGGGAATAACTCTCCACAACCTGAACAGTATAATCAAAGGTTTACCATCCTCTCTTTTTGCTTTTTTGTTCAGATCCTGCGTGGAGATTCCTAAAATCATTTCATCAATGACCCAACATCTCTGGCACCCAATTTTTTATAAATAGGGAACCGTTCTTTCTACAAATAATTGCATTCTGCAGCCCACATTTTATAATTTTTCAATTATGTATCCAAAGATAAAAACTCAGGATTCTTATTTTATTTTTATTTAAATGCAGTAAATACTACTTTTTAAGACAACAAAAAAAGAATATAGATTTTAAATAGTTATTAAGGTTTTTTAATACTCTTTTAAGTCCAAAAAGACTTTTTGTTGAAGTAAAATAACACGACTTCTGGAAAATATCCCAGCATAAGATGAAATTAATTTATGAAGAAAGCAGTCAGGGCACTTTTGAGATTTTATATATAAGAAGAGCCGGAAAAGTAAACCAAGCTCAGAAAAGAGAAATGAAAGCATTAGCCTCGTTAAGAAGAACGTTAACCATGCCCACAGTTGAAATTTTAATTATATATAAACATATATTAAAACTAAAAGATAAGTAAATATTTATATTAATTCACTCTATAATGGTTCTTCGGGTGATTAAATGGTAGATGAAAGTGGTTTAGCTTTAGAAACTACTGACATAACGACCGAGATCCCCATCATGGGATCAAACGAATATGAAATGATTGAATTGTTTAGAAAGATCAACGTCAGCAGGCCAATTGCTCTTACCCTTGCCTGCCTTGCAAAAGGGAGAGAAATCTCTTCCCAGAGCATCGAGATGGTATCTGGCCTGAGACAGCCGGAAGTCAGTGTTGCGATGCGGTACCTCCGCGAAAACAACTGGGTTGACATCCGGGAAGAAAAGAAATCAAAAGGTAAAGGCAGACCGATCAAGCTGTACAGGCTTACAGTCCCCATGGACTGCATAGTCAGCAAGATCGAAGAAGAAATCATAGCCGAAAGCAAACTTGTGCTGAGGAACATCGAACGCCTGAAGCACATTGCCTGAAATTTGTGATAGGGGATAGAATGGCACTGAAGTCCGGTGCAGACGCCAATTGTATAGACTTCTATTATCAAAAAGCCGTTCTGTCTTAAAGGGGATTAAAACCCCACCCTCACTTTTTTTATTCACCCGAATTTCGCTTCGGGAGCACGAGGTCCTTTTCGCTCCACTTCGTTTCGCTCAAGAGGACTACTTTGTCGGTTTTAGCAGTTAACTTCGCTCAAGCAGACTACTAGATGGATTTTTACAGTTAGTTTCGCTCAAGTTGAACTAAATTATGAATTCTCTGACCTGTACAACCTTATTAGCCATGCCGGGTCGTTCTTATCCCGCTCGACGCAGGAGAGCGGTCTTTCCCACGGAAAAGAAGAGAAGACAGAAAAAAGAAGGAGAAGACGAAAAAGACCCGGAAGAAACCCAGAGAGTAAAAGCGATAAAGAAGCCATAAAAACTCAATAAGAAACAGACAAGTAACAAACATCCCGGATAAGTCTACGAGAAAATGTAATTATACAAACAAAAAAGGACAGCTTTAACAAAAAAAGTTAAGAGAAAGTATGGTGGGCCCGCTGCGATTCGAACGCAGGACCTCACGGTTATCAGCCGTGCGCTCCACCAGGCTAAGCTACGGGCCCGAAATGAAAGTAAATTAGTTCTGAAAAACCTGAAATTCTCCGAAAAGAGATTTTTTATTTATGGTGGGCCCGCTGCGATTCGAACGCAGGACCTCACGGTTATCAGCCGTGCGCTCCACCAGGCTAAGCTACGGGCCCGAATGTCAGGTTTATTTAGAATTACCGGAGTTGAAAGGCTTTTTTCGGGAAAGCATCCCAATCCGACAACACTTCTAATACTCGATTTACTACTTATAACTTTTGCTCGGATATTCAGGATATTTCATACTCTAAATTTTATTTACAGGAAGCTGAGCCTATGTGGCGACAGTTTTATATACGATACTGAGTGTATGAGGGAGTGCTGGCGAAGCAAGATGTAACATGGGCCGGTAGATCAGGGGAAGATCGCTACCTTGGCATGGTAGAGGCCTCGGGTTCAATTCCCGACCGGTCCATTCTTTTTTTTATTTCAATGAAAGGAGTAATCTAAACAGAAACTTTTATAATTTTTAATCCTGTACCCTCTATAAAGATATTAGAGGTTTGTTTCTGGAAATGAGGATTTTATGACTAATGAGGAAGGGTTTCTGTATATAATTCTATTTATCAGTTTTTTTATAATTCTGGCGGGTTATACAACCCTTACGATTACATATACTATCCTGCGCCAAGTCAAGAATAAGCTATCCTATGGAGCTATTATCCTTGCGGGGATAGTACTCAATTTTGCCCTATTAAAGAACACGAACGATGTATCCTGGCTGATAATAGAAACCCTGTTTTTTGCAGTACCAATGGTTGTTCTTGCTCCACCGGCTCTGATTCCTGATCGCCTTAAAGCCATTCCGAGTTTTCCCCGGATTCTGATCTGTTATACAATTATAGCAGTTCTGGACATTATTTTGCCCTTTATCCTTATCATAACCGAAATTTCAATGATTCCGTTCATATACTGGAATACCCCTCTTTCAAACGGCCTCGTTTATATCTGCCTGATAATAGGCTACTTCGGAATAGCAACAATCATCTATCAATTAATTGGCAAATATTATCGCGTATAAGCTCTCACAAAAAATTATATAAAATGAAACGCTTTGAGGCGTTCCATTTTCACGTCCTTATTTTGGGAGCTTTAGATAAATGATCACACATATCAGGCCTAAAACGAGTATACCGATTATCCCATAGACCGGAGGGATATCAGAGAATGTTGTACTCCCTTCCTGCTCGTCCTCCGTTTCCGGACCCTTACTTTCATTCCCGTCATCCTGCAGGGCCCGGGTTTCCAGAGAAGTCCCGTTTTCAATTACATTTTCAGAAACAGCTTCTGAAGTCCCTGTTATTACAAAGGAAGAGAAGCCCAGGACGTCGGATGCGAAATATAAATACGTATCATCTTCATCTGAGATTTTGGCGGGCAGTTGCTCCCACTTTTTGTCATTGTACCTGTTGAGGGTAATTGAAGCCTGATCCACGCTTTTATCTTCCATCCAGGCCTTTTCAACCTTGAAACAGATGACAGGGTTTTCGATATTCTTTGAGGTTGCGTATCCGGAATTTCCTACCCAGACATTAAAGGATTTGTAGACCTCTCCGGCAGGAAGTGCGGAAACAAGTGAGGATTTACCCTTTAATTCCTCAACAATGGTTGTGGTCTTGCCTGCATTCTTCTTTGCATCGAAACTCACATACACGACACAGGTTGCATTATTCTTAAAATCAAATTTTATAGCCTTTCCATTTGTGATGAAGACCTGGGCAAGCTCCTTTACTTTAACATTCTTTGCAGGTTCAGGAGAGCCCCCGCCTCCTCCGCCCCCTCCGCTGCTTCCACTACTACTTTTTTTCACAACATCTATAGTTGCAGTTTCGGTATCCGTGCCGTTTGCATTGCTAACGGTCAGTTTGGCTTCATAAGTCCCTCTGGAATTGTAAATATAAGCAAAGCTTGTTTCATTAGAGTCCTCGACTCCGTCACCATTAACATCCCAGCTTCTCGAAGTTGCATTCTGTGAAGTGTCGGTGAAGAGGACCGTAAGGGGGTAATAGCCGCTGGTTTTATTCAATGTGAAGTTTGCTACGGGAAGAATAGGAATTTCTTCATCCAGCACGGTAATCACAGCGGTTTCGGTATCCGTGCCGTTTGCATTGCTAACCGTCAGGTTAACGGTATAAGCTCCCGGAACTTCATACACATATATCGGATTTTGGACAGTAGAGTCAGGCTGTCCGTTGTTGTCAAAGTCCCAGCTCCATGAATCTGCATTCTCCGAAAGGTCGGTAAAGAGAACCGTAAGGGGGTAGTAACCGCTGGTTTTATTCAATGTGAAGTTTGCTACGGGAAGAACAGGAAGTTCTTCTTCCAGCACGGTAATCACAGCAGTTTCGGTATCCGTGCCGTTTGCATTGCTAACGGTCAGTTTGGCTTCGTAAGTCCCTCTGGAATTGTAAATATAAGCAAAGCTTGTTTCATCAGAGTCCTCGACTCCGTCACCATTAACATCCCAGATTCTCGAGGTTGCATTCTCCGAAAGGTCGGTAAAGAGAACAGCAAGCGGGTAGTAACCACTGGTTTTATTCAATGTGAAGTTTGCTACGGGAAGAATAGGAATTTCTTCTTCCAGCACGGTAATCACAGCAGTTTCGGTATCCGTGCCATTTGCATTGCTAACCGTCAGTTTGGCTTCGTAAGTCCCTTTGGAATTGTAAATATAAGCAAAGCTTGTTTCATTAGAGTCCTCGACTCCGTCACCATTAACATCCCAGCTTCTCGAAGTTGCATTCTGTGAAGTGTCGGTGAAGAGGACCGTAAGGGGGTAGTAACCGCTGGTTTTATTCAATGTGAAGTTTGCTACGGGAAGAACAGGAAGTTCTTCTTCCAGCACGGTAATCACAGCAGTTTCGGTATCCGTGCCGTTTGCATTGCTAACCGTCAGGTTAACGGTATAAGCTCCCGGAACTTCATACACATATATCGGATTTTGGACAGTAGAGTCAGGCTGTCCGTTGTTGTCAAAGTCCCAGTTCCATGAATCTGCATTCTCCGAAAGGTCGGTAAAGAGAACCGAAAGAGGGGCATGTCCACGAGTTGTATTTGCCTGGAAATTTGCGACCGGAAGAACCGGTTCGGGTTCCGTCCGGGGAGTTACCAGAGGCAGGTAGTCAATTACACCTTCATCGACCTGGTATTCCTCTTCTGCAATCCCGTCGCCGTTTGTGTCCAGGTGGATTTGAGAGAAACCGTCTCCTGAGGGAGAGCCCCAGAAATTCCCCCCGATGTATGGGCCGTCTATAATGTTCGTACCTGTGGTCTTTGTAGTATTTAACCGGGCATCTCCGTCGTCCTCCAGCTCCAGGTTGATATCACTACTAAAATAATTATTATATATTGTAGCAGAGTCATCGATTAAGCGTACACCTACATCGCAGTCCTGGAAAGTGTTATCTTTGACAACATGGAGGCCTCCACCGTACGTAAGTTCTATCCCTGTGTGGCAGTTCTGAAACGTGTTTCCGGTAATTTTGTTATAAATACTGTCATATGTAAATACACCAGTCGGGCTGTCTGTAAAAAGATTATCAATTATTGTTTGATTCCCATAAGCGTAGTTATTGCCTATACTTACGCCACATTCATCGAATTTATTGTTCCTGATTATACAGGACATGCCAGCCTGCTCAAAACGGACTCCCCCTGTGATCGTGAGTCCGGAGATTTGCGACTGCCGATTAACTTCGATTTTGCCTACAGTAGGATACCCGGATGAACCATTAAGGGTTACAGAGACATCAACAGCAAGATCTTCATTATAATTTCCAGGCCTCACGATTATGGTGTCTCCGTCAACCGCATTATCTAACGCAGCCTGAACTGTCGCGTAATTTCCGGACCCGTCACTATCAACGTAAATTATTGCAGCTGCTGCACTTCCGGAAAAAACCTGAAGTGAAAGGATCAGTATAAATAAACTAGATAATTCTCTTTTCATTTTCCACACAAGAAAAACCCCTACACACTACTTTAAGATTTCAAGATCAATAGTTACCGCAAATCCCCATTTTAAACTTCATAAGACGCATTCTATGGCTGCGATACTCGATTAAAAAGCGAAAAGTATCTTGAGCCGGACTTTATTATTTTTAAGAATGATTTATTTTACGAAGCTGACAATTCGATATAAAATTAACTAAATTGTTCCTCATTATATTAATAATTTGTAATTTTTTATGTATCCAATCGGGAATAAGTTGAAATTTTCTTATAATTCACATAATTTTG containing:
- a CDS encoding UPF0228 family protein; translation: MNIRFEDGASESEVKAVLENHNMTTNYSIDCNTGSVGNKYYIMVDKDNLDIRRELRKGMEKENKDWIISSSATGIRKGDSYVIAVSEQAVNDEKFLSILNKYDTKVKKFVWCYISFEKPDGSRYWIPEEDAVKMKNELENNESIFTVSIDYINDQ
- the hdrB gene encoding ferredoxin:CoB-CoM heterodisulfide reductase subunit HdrB, with product MKAIESIPDRKLLLFKSCMVGQEYPGIETATSYVFDRLGVDYCINDEQSCCTGIGHYTDVFEGLTTAAIAARNFAVARKCGYPNITCLCSTCYAINKDACELLNTNDGVREKVNSIFREKGFDDLVYEKDSMNPRTNIYHAVEVLLSKVEKIREEIKFDFPGVKAASHHACHYYKVKYLDVIGNPENPQLIDTIAEACGASPVRWYEDRTLTCGMGFSQLHLNKSTSLQVTKTKLDSLQRAGVELMIHMCPNCHIQYDRYQPVIEKEFGVEYDMVHMNIAQFVALSMGADPYKVCGFQTHSVPLEGFLEKTGII
- the hdrC gene encoding ferredoxin:CoB-CoM heterodisulfide reductase subunit HdrC — its product is MIPYVKMMPYVNEYDTPECKTLAETAKKSIRTPESLGLDRCIQCGACTASCPAARFTDYSPRQIVKKVLENDRSVLESEMIWSCFYCYSCNLRCPRNNSPVTIVQVLRQMAINEGIRVEKLAYFLEIGEHLGENGASKVPGAGIKNMEKDLGERWIGIKRKLEPIRSELGLSARDVRNTHGEVQAILESTGYFEREKWIKARVQEKGIRGFLKTDRTGTSCTEKKKNSGDLGFESDREYTGQEALTV
- the hdrA gene encoding ferredoxin:CoB-CoM heterodisulfide reductase subunit HdrA; protein product: MTDGMTDGLNKAAVFICHCSGNISEHVDIDAVKKTLKAEGISVFDYEYMCSSQGQALIKKKIVEGSLDRVVIGSCTPSKHGTLFKKCIQETGLNRAGLEIANLREQCAWVHPDRTGATEKALSLLRAKLKRLENVEPLDEIKVDIAQQALVIGGGIAGITAALNLADNGVSTVLVENNSSIGGQMAKIGKIFSPDKLAEECAMCSLSPLMNEVAAHPKITLLTRTEVESLSGSAGNFTIRLRKKPRYVKDSCTACGRCSRVCPVQVEDEFNCGHMDKKAISLRFSQSVPKIYCIDPDYCLQLNGEACGKCADACKNEAIDFSQKEEIVELNVGAVVVATGFEEYDVSQKPQYGYGIFENVLTQMELARVLGINGPTKGELLRVSDFSKASSDPTPATCDSRCEDSSDESQGTDTPKRIVMIQCVGSRDEKEGGNRYCSRYCCMAALKHASLIKKKHPETEITICYIDVRAFGFYENYYRAVQETGVNFVRGRPAEVIEKPDKSLVVRVEDTLDQKMRELPADLVVLSAAMVPSPGTRKIASVLNLSQDESGFIKERHSKLKPVDSSLDGIFVCGTAQSPKDVTDTIAQAGLAAVRARAFITDSPKVLDNEIATINQLLCTRCGECLKCPFDALSVNESGRVVLDPLICTGCGYCTKLCGEGAVQIAGFTKLQLKAEMEGVLEEGDVLGFVNSGIASLTCDNIGNSVLTYPSNVKLIKVPTGLVVDRDLVLHAFRHGASSVLFVEDPPDNPRAEVIYPLTVSHFEELKEELGDSGNRIYFKKAYVPNTKGLAGTFTSLAREGEMIR
- a CDS encoding transcriptional regulator, which codes for MIVVADNGLISEENDFKMGEVEYEMVELLRRLNINRPVALTLACLSKGDEISSQRIEMVSGLRQPEVSIAMRYLRENEWVDMREEKKNHGKGRPVKLYKLTVQMETIIDTIEENVIAESKTILQNIERLKSLS
- a CDS encoding transcriptional regulator; the encoded protein is MVDESGLALETTDITTEIPIMGSNEYEMIELFRKINVSRPIALTLACLAKGREISSQSIEMVSGLRQPEVSVAMRYLRENNWVDIREEKKSKGKGRPIKLYRLTVPMDCIVSKIEEEIIAESKLVLRNIERLKHIA
- a CDS encoding PGF-pre-PGF domain-containing protein, giving the protein MKRELSSLFILILSLQVFSGSAAAAIIYVDSDGSGNYATVQAALDNAVDGDTIIVRPGNYNEDLAVDVSVTLNGSSGYPTVGKIEVNRQSQISGLTITGGVRFEQAGMSCIIRNNKFDECGVSIGNNYAYGNQTIIDNLFTDSPTGVFTYDSIYNKITGNTFQNCHTGIELTYGGGLHVVKDNTFQDCDVGVRLIDDSATIYNNYFSSDINLELEDDGDARLNTTKTTGTNIIDGPYIGGNFWGSPSGDGFSQIHLDTNGDGIAEEEYQVDEGVIDYLPLVTPRTEPEPVLPVANFQANTTRGHAPLSVLFTDLSENADSWNWDFDNNGQPDSTVQNPIYVYEVPGAYTVNLTVSNANGTDTETAVITVLEEELPVLPVANFTLNKTSGYYPLTVLFTDTSQNATSRSWDVNGDGVEDSNETSFAYIYNSKGTYEAKLTVSNANGTDTETAVITVLEEEIPILPVANFTLNKTSGYYPLAVLFTDLSENATSRIWDVNGDGVEDSDETSFAYIYNSRGTYEAKLTVSNANGTDTETAVITVLEEELPVLPVANFTLNKTSGYYPLTVLFTDLSENADSWSWDFDNNGQPDSTVQNPIYVYEVPGAYTVNLTVSNANGTDTETAVITVLDEEIPILPVANFTLNKTSGYYPLTVLFTDTSQNATSRSWDVNGDGVEDSNETSFAYIYNSRGTYEAKLTVSNANGTDTETATIDVVKKSSSGSSGGGGGGGGSPEPAKNVKVKELAQVFITNGKAIKFDFKNNATCVVYVSFDAKKNAGKTTTIVEELKGKSSLVSALPAGEVYKSFNVWVGNSGYATSKNIENPVICFKVEKAWMEDKSVDQASITLNRYNDKKWEQLPAKISDEDDTYLYFASDVLGFSSFVITGTSEAVSENVIENGTSLETRALQDDGNESKGPETEDEQEGSTTFSDIPPVYGIIGILVLGLICVIIYLKLPK